A region from the Benincasa hispida cultivar B227 chromosome 10, ASM972705v1, whole genome shotgun sequence genome encodes:
- the LOC120087856 gene encoding peroxidase 39-like yields MRMGRLTSLVLATIVGLLSLIGSTQAQLQLGFYAKSCPNAEKIVLDFVHQHIHNAPSLAATFIRMHFHDCFVRGCDGSVLINSTSNNQAEKDSPPNQTLRGFDFIDRVKSLLEAECPGVVSCADVLSLVARDTIVATGGPYWEVPTGRRDGVISISSEAQNDIPPPFGNFSTLQRLFANQGLDLKDLVLLSGAHTIGIAHCSSFRNRLYNFTGVGDQDPSLDPRYAANLKANKCKTPTANNKVEMDPGSRNTFDLSYYSLLLKRRGLFESDAALTTDARTLGLVRKLVQGPIEEFFAEFAASMEKMGRIKVKTGTEGEIRRRCGVVNS; encoded by the exons ATGAGAATGGGGAGGCTTACTTCTTTGGTCTTGGCCACTATAGTTGGTCTTCTAAGCCTGATAGGCTCCACTCAAGCTCAGTTACAGCTTGGTTTCTATGCCAAAAGCTGCCCAAACGCTGAGAAGATAGTGCTAGATTTCGTTCACCAGCATATCCACAATGCCCCTTCACTGGCAGCAACTTTCATTAGAATGCACTTCCATGATTGCTTTGTCAGG GGTTGTGATGGATCTGTGCTTATAAACTCCACCTCAAATAACCAAGCCGAGAAGGATTCTCCACCAAATCAAACACTCAGAGGCTTTGACTTCATTGATAGAGTCAAAAGCTTACTTGAAGCTGAATGCCCTGGAGTGGTCTCTTGCGCAGATGTTCTTTCCTTGGTTGCAAGAGATACCATTGTAGCCACG GGAGGTCCATACTGGGAAGTTCCAACTGGCCGAAGGGATGGAGTGATCTCAATATCATCAGAAGCCCAGAACGACATTCCTCCTCCATTTGGAAACTTTTCCACACTACAAAGACTTTTCGCAAACCAAGGACTTGATCTAAAAGACTTGGTGTTACTATCTG GCGCTCACACAATCGGCATAGCACATTGCTCATCATTCAGAAACAGACTCTACAATTTCACCGGCGTCGGAGACCAAGATCCCTCTCTAGACCCAAGATACGCCGCTAATCTGAAGGCCAACAAATGCAAAACTCCGACCGCCAACAACAAAGTGGAAATGGACCCAGGAAGTCGCAACACTTTTGACCTTAGCTACTATTCTCTTCTACTAAAAAGGAGAGGACTTTTCGAATCCGATGCTGCTCTCACTACAGACGCAAGAACATTGGGTCTAGTTAGGAAACTCGTACAAGGACCCATTGAAGAATTCTTCGCTGAATTTGCTGCATCCATGGAGAAAATGGGTCGGATTAAAGTGAAGACTGGAACTGAAGGTGAAATCAGAAGGAGATGCGGAGTGGTGAATAGTTGA